The Rhizoctonia solani chromosome 4, complete sequence genome contains a region encoding:
- a CDS encoding peptidase C14, with protein sequence MSKSKATVKGKEGIDRRLRSELMALSSASGLLGPIGTVASILLDCFDAIKSQQDYEDLATDLAQLSESLVKRFGENTSNTMFGSVAGISKQMADEAMDVKNKTQHGVSTGRSLIEESDEDELMRHCRRIQSLFRQLPIDLSAGTWSIADEILIVRTCTSGRFATKPVESQNSDLAGEAGATEKQHDYKDSTTDLAVSVESATEYFKQEGSYRRFRYISEIAKVIENEAARMKISMGPDALIRGPATAKLDEEEVMQHYRRICSLFQQLKSELNAATWCMGNEMMVSTRAQQLYPASEAVFDSAISSDIGRRTCTEGTRTQVLDDLAKWASDPDAPSVFWMNGVAGTGKTTIATTFSQRLEHNDLLVASFFCTRNSAECQDVNRIVPTIAYQLARYSPSFQRGLCDSLGVDPRTRSGITEEFELLLTGPLQEMDKAKIRSQVVVIDGLDECKDREVIGEILEMTFRYASQLPIKFFVTSRPIPEIVRIMGAHPGSSTVMLLHDIETLLVSADIELCLREGLASISPDVSDAVIKLLVEKSGVLFIYAAVLLRLHAPAGANRLIQCIWGYDNQPQEPIHAETIAILSNTNDHRRVEHALSLLLPIIRYSESTRLASTLHMSLQEFVFDQKRSGEYFCNVVEQIPVLARRCFQVMEDQLRMNICDLPSSFVPDDKVEDLQDRIEKNISPALAYVCRNWANHLRLAPQSDEFATTLGDFLSHRLLFWIEVLNLRGELSVGVAALLTAKKWLASLDTASSRRGLSILIEDSTKFIMDYASTLASQSTPHIYISALALCPGRSTVYTNYWGRARGLLELRGSLMERREMAGVVAAATWNTTSSVITLAYSPDGSRVAVGCDDGTVSIRDAYDGTQLTEPLRGHIHRVNSVIFSSDGRHIASGSADCTIQRWDPLNGTLIGSPMKHTEAVVSVSYSPDNQHIASGSSDKVWVWDVSNGTLLLGPLEGHGGLVNFVSFSPDGTLIASASADHTMQLWRFPDGTPASSPLQGHTGGVTYAVFTPDGSRLVSASYDGTIRTWNVLDGSPIGLLCQDIGPITSMALSPDGGSIASVTKWGMQIWRVGGEMLVTGPLVGSAGPVKYSLDGTQLISCSLDTVRLWNVREGVLPIPTPSRRFPYPVVSSSFLPDGTCVSLGSGSTNQIYDLSDGTCQVDLNYVAPLASSPSHDSSPDGSYISNTSDGTLRRIFSHDSRSIIMGFVDGVVQVQSLEDERHITRLLTTHMNSVQSIAQSPDGSLVASIKNERFVGQSLRISNLLLLLLNLQCSDDRDSTSIETYVNPDIYAGWHSREDGWVVNKNGDLLFWFPPDIPSGLTPHTSIVITQFGTLFVPKQNLCIGDQWSRCYIVD encoded by the exons ATGTCTAAGTCTAAAGCTACGGTAAAGGGCAAAGAAGGGATAGACAGGAGACTGAGAAGTGAGCTGATGGCCTTGAGCAGTGCCTCTGGATTGCTCGGACCTATTGGAACAGTTGCCAGTATACTATTAGACTGCTTCGACGCCATCAAG AGCCAGCAAGACTACGAAGACCTGGCGACGGACCTCGCACAGCTAAGCGAATCACTCGTCAAGCGTTTCGGAGAAAATACATCAAACACAATGTTCGGATCAGTGGCGGGAATTTCCAA GCAAATGGCCGATGAGGCGATGGACGTGAAGAACAAGACCCAACATGGAGTTTCGACTGGACGGTCATTGATAGAGGAATCGGATGAAGATGAATTAATGCGACATTGTAGGCGAATACAGTCACTGTTTCGACAGCTGCCG ATCGACCTAAGCGCAGGCACCTGGAGCATCGCGGATGAGATTCTTATTGTACGCACATGCACATCtggacgttttgcgacgAAGCCTGTGGAGTCGCAAAACAGCGACTTAGCCGGA GAAGCCGGCGCTACCGAGAAACAACACGACTATAAGGACTCAACGACCGATCTCGCGGTGTCAGTAGAGTCGGCCACCGAATACTTCAAGCAAGAAGGATCGTATCGGAGGTTTCGTTATATATCTGAGATTGCCAA GGTGATTGAAAATGAGGCGGCACGGATGAAGATAAGTATGGGGCCTGATGCCCTAATTAGAGGACCAGCGACAGCAAAActggacgaggaggaagtAATGCAACACTATCGGCGGATATGCTCGCTATTTCAGCAGCTGAAG AGTGAATTAAACGCAGCCACCTGGTGTATGGGTAATGAAATGATGGTT AGCACACGAGCCCAACAACTATACCCAGCCTCTGAGGCAGTATTCGACTCCGCGATTTCCAGTGACATAGGCAGACGCACATGCACCGAAGGTACACGAACGCAAGTCCTAGATGACCTTGCCAAATGGGCCAGCGACCCGGATGCGCCTTCAGTTTTTTGGATGAATGGTGTGGCAGGAACAGGCAAGACAACCATCGCGACCACCTTCTCGCAGCGGCTTGAGCACAATGATCTACTGGTTGCCAGCTTCTTCTGTACCCGGAATTCGGCCGAATGTCAGGATGTGAATAGGATCGTACCGACGATTGCATACCAACTGGCGCGGTATTCGCCTTCGTTCCAGCGTGGGCTGTGCGACAGCTTGGGCGTGGATCCACGAACAAGGTCGGGAATAACAGAGGAGTTTGAACTCCTACTCACGGGGCCACTACAGGAGATGGACAAGGCAAAGATCAGAAGCCAGGTGGTAGTGATAGATGGCCTGGACGAATGCAAAGACCGGGAAGTAATAGGTGAAATTCTCGAGATGACGTTCCGTTACGCTTCACAGTTGCCGATCAAGTTCTTTGTGACAAGCCGACCGATACCAGAGATAGTCAGAATAATGGGAGCACACCCTGGATCTTCAACAGTTATGCTGCTTCACGATATCGAGACGCTACTAGTCAGTGCAGACATAGAGCTGTGCCTGAGAGAAGGGCTAGCGTCCATATCTCCTGATGTATCGGACGCAGTCATCAAGTTGCTTGTAGAAAAGTCGGGAGTGCTATTCATCTATGCAGCGGTCCTTTTGCG ACTCCATGCTCCAGCTGGAGCGAACCGGTTGATCCAATGTATatggggatatgacaatcaGC CGCAGGAACCCATCCATGCCGAGACTATTGCGATACTATCCAATACTAATGACCATCGCCGCGTGGAGCATGCACTCAGCTTGCTTCTTCCTATTATAAGATATTCAGAGTCTACTCGCCTTGCGTCCACGCTTCATATGTCCCTCCAGGAGTTCGTCTTCGATCAGAAAAGGTCCGGGGAGTACTTCTGTAATGTCGTCGAGCAGATTCCAGTATTGGCGCGCCGTTGCTTCCAGGTCATGGAGGACCAGCTACGAATGAACATATGCGACCTACCATCATCGTTCGTCCCTGACGACAAAGTCGAAGACCTGCAGGACCGAATCGAGAAGAACATCTCGCCCGCTCTGGCATACGTGTGCCGCAATTGGGCGAACCACCTTCGATTAGCGCCCCAGTCGGACGAATTTGCCACGACACTCGGTGACTTTCTCTCACACAGGCTACTGTTCTGGATCGAGGTCCTCAATCTACGGGGCGAGCTATCCGTCGGGGTTGCAGCATTATTGACAGCTAAGAAATGGCTAGCA TCCTTAGATACTGCTTCCTCCCGGCGAGGATTATCAATTTTAATCGAGGATTCAACCAAGTTCATCATGGATTATGCCTCTACTTTAGCATCTCAGTCGACACCACACATCTACATCTCGGCACTTGCTCTTTGCCCTGGGCGGAGTACGGTATACACGAACTACTGGGGTCGGGCGCGGGGTTTACTAGAACTGAGGGGCAGCCTGATGGAACGTAGAGAGATGGCGGGAGTGGTGGCGGCGGCTACCTGGAATACCACATCGTCAGTAATCACCCTTGCCTATTCACCGGACGGTAGTCGAGTTGCAGTCGGATGCGATGATGGGACCGTCAGTATACGCGATGCATACGACGGGACCCAGCTTACTGAACCATTACGAGGCCACATCCATCGGGTCAACTCGGTGATATTTTCGTCCGATGGCAGACATATTGCATCTGGATCGGCTGATTGCACTATTCAACGATGGGACCCACTTAATGGCACTCTTATTGGCAGTCCAATGAAACACACGGAGGCCGTTGTCTCTGTTTCTTATTCCCCCGATAACCAACACATCGCTTCGGGTTCCAGCGACAAAGTCTGGGTGTGGGATGTATCTAATGGTACGCTCCTGCTCGGCCCATTAGAAGGTCATGGCGGTTTAGTCAATTTTGTGTCGTTCTCACCTGACGGCACTCTCATCGCCTCTGCCTCCGCCGACCATACGATGCAACTGTGGCGCTTCCCCGATGGCACCCCCGCAAGCTCCCCATTGCAAGGTCATACCGGGGGCGTGACATACGCTGTGTTCACTCCTGACGGCTCTCGACTTGTCAGCGCATCCTATGACGGGACGATTCGTACTTGGAACGTGTTGGATGGCTCGCCTATTGGTCTTTTATGTCAGGATATTGGCCCAATCACCTCGATGGCACTCTCACCTGATGGCGGGTCCATTGCATCTGTTACCAAATGGGGCATGCAAATCTGGAGGGTCGGTGGTGAAATGCTTGTTACTGGTCCACTTGTCGGCTCCGCTGGCCCCGTCAAATACTCACTGGATGGCACTCAACTTATCTCCTGCTCTTTGGATACCGTCCGATTATGGAACGTGCGGGAAGGCGTTTTGCCTATTCCCACGCCGTCGAGGCGTTTCCCGTACCCGGTGGTGTCTTCGTCATTTTTGCCGGATGGTACGTGTGTGTCGTTGGGATCAGGTTCCACGAATCAGATCTATGATCTCTCTGATGGCACGTGCCAGGTGGATTTGAATTATGTCGCACCACTTGCCTCTTCACCCTCCCATGACTCGTCCCCGGATGGTTCTTATATCTCCAATACTTCAGATGGCACATTGCGGCGGATT TTCTCGCACGACAGCCGCTCTATCATCATGGGCTTTGTAGATGGCGTCGTCCAAGTCCAGTCTCTCGAAGATGAACGTCATATAACTCGGCTGCTTACTACTCATATGAACTCAGTCCAATCAATTGCCCAGTCTCCCGATGgctcccttgttgcctcCATTAAAAATGAACGCTTCGTCGGCCAGAGCTTGCGCATCTCAAATTTGCTTTTGCTCTTGCTAAATTTGCAGTGCTCTGATGATCGTGATTCCACTTCCATCGAGACCTATGTTAACCCAGATATCTATGCCGGGTGGCACAGTCGCGAGGATGGCTGGGTAGTCAACAAGAACGGTGATTTACTTTTTTGGTTCCCACCCGACATACCTTCCGGCCTCACTCCACATACCTCAATTGTTATCACACAGTTTGGGACATTGTTTGTACCCAAGCAGAACTTGTGCATCGGCGACCAGTGGTCTCGATGCTATATCGTGGATTGA
- a CDS encoding Vegetative incompatibility protein HET-E-1, which yields MSSSKDDSDSKRKRARDWLREAFRPSSSRTPTSVSTSSAIVKGKKETDRRLKDALTALSNASGLLRPIGAVASILLNCVDAIKAVAKNQQDYEDLATDLAQLSESLVNHLGNNTSSVAFGQIAYEATKMKDKSEPDIPTERLLKGELHEDELMRHCRRIQALFRQLQIELSAGTWSIAHKTLVNTRLEHLNPVQLARYGSSLSTSINRRTCTQGTRTHVLAELTEWADNPDAPSVFWMNGMAGTGKTTIACTFSDQLKRKGLLAASFFCTRTSAECQEATRIIPTIANRLARYSPSFQQSLCEAISQEPNAKSKTIDRQFELLLAGPLKKAGGDKLTNQVVVIDALDECNDPKGVVTILEMLFRHAPQLPIKFFVTSRPEPGIYETMKARPESQAGMILHEIDQSLVSADIELYLKEELAFVSPCVSDADIKQLVERSGALFIYAATLVRYIRPVKHHDDPNKRLQSVLSMTSGLELGHVKQPMDMLYRAVLKSAHDEDLDDSEREDVRMVLRTVLFAQEPISVETIAILADIDNTDRVEYALSLLRSVIFYSESTHIVSILHTSFSDFIFEKTRSEEYFCDTMEHSPALANRCFQVMEKQLRMNICNLPSSFLPDEKVEDLQDRIKRSISPTLSYACRYWINHLQRVIKVEDIAATFDDFLSRRLLFWLEVISLQRDLPTGILALLAAKQWLTSTGTASQQPALAILIEDAANFVMDYASIPAPRSTPHIYISSLPLCPRSSTVYKNYRSRMQGLLELKGSVIDRRETAPVATWNTNSVTSLAYSSDGSRVAVGCKDTVNIRSGYDGAVLAGPLQGHTSSVNSIAFSPDGGLVASGSWDGTVILWDAYNGTRIAGPLSHTGTVYSVSFSPDSVRIVSGGDGKVWVWNATNGKLLLGPLEGHDSLVKCVTFSPGGTLIASGSSDCTIRLWRSDDGTLAIPPLEFPTGGVICLAFTSDGNRIIGVCNAGTICVWNVSDGSLVTSVNIEGIKLAAVSPDGAFVAIGTYTNVQVRRIADGSLVAGFVSSLLSALAFSPDGTRLISSTHRGIHVRSVRKGLVSSPASLVQIPENIKSLSFSVDGTCVVLGSDEATQIWDISDGTCKPNSDVETQLASQPSRDSSPGGLYVADTSGGKLKRIVSTVNRSMVAGPFDPALKLWQFSRDGNSIIMCNGGLIQMQHLKGRDAPSNIISPPLGQVHFISQSLDGSILASFVEEVVLSNPALYISSLFSPLLRLISCADPVPDSAQANSQLEANHRLDGWMSSNDNLLFWLPSNILPGVSCRLTLHTLLIVTRSGTLVVPKQELYVGDQWSRCYIGD from the exons ATGTCATCATCAAAAGATGACTCGGATTCGAAGAGAAAGCGAGCTCGGGACTGGCTTCGCGAAGCATTCCGCCCATCTTCGTCTCGCACACCAACTTCTGTGTCCACATCTAGTGCCATAGTCAAGGGCAAAAAAGAAACAGACAGGAGGTTGAAAGATGCGCTAACAGCCTTGAGCAATGCTTCTGGATTACTCAGACCGATTGGGGCAGTTGCCAGTATACTATTGAACTGCGTCGACGCCATCAAG GCAGTAGCAAAGAATCAGCAAGACTACGAAGATCTAGCGACTGATCTGGCCCAGCTAAGCGAATCACTCGTCAATCATTTAGGAAACAACACATCGAGTGTAGCGTTCGG ACAGATCGCTTATGAGGCGACGAAGATGAAGGACAAGTCCGAACCTGACATTCCGACTGAACGGCTATTGAAAGGGGAATTGCATGAAGATGAGCTGATGCGGCACTGTCGGCGGATACAGGCATTATTTCGACAGCTGCAG ATCGAACTAAGCGCAGGCACATGGAGCATCGCACATAAGACTCTTGTT AACACACGACTCGAACACCTGAATCCAGTCCAGCTGGCAAGATATGGCTCTAGCCTTTCCACATCCATAAACAGACGCACATGTACCCAAGGCACACGTACACACGTTCTAGCAGAGCTCACCGAGTGGGCCGACAACCCAGATGCGCCTTCTGTATTCTGGATGAACGGCATGGCCGGCACAGGCAAAACCACTATCGCATGTACCTTCTCGGACCAGCTCAAGCGCAAGGGTCTGCTGGCTGCCAGCTTCTTCTGTACCCGGACTTCGGCCGAATGTCAGGAAGCGACTCGGATTATACCGACAATCGCAAACCGGCTGGCGCGGTACTCGCCATCGTTCCAACAAAGCCTATGCGAGGCTATCAGCCAGGAGCCTAATGCAAAGTCAAAGACCATAGACAGGCAGTTCGAGCTCCTACTAGCAGGTCCACTGAAGAAGGCGGGCGGCGACAAGCTGACTAACCAGGTGGTGGTCATAGATGCCCTGGACGAATGCAATGATCCGAAAGGAGTGGTGACCATCCTCGAAATGCTGTTCCGCCACGCCCCGCAGTTGCCTATCAAGTTCTTCGTGACGAGCCGACCGGAGCCAGGGATATACGAAACAATGAAGGCACGGCCCGAGTCGCAGGCCGGGATGATCCTGCATGAGATCGACCAGTCGCTTGTGAGCGCTGACATCGAGCTGTACCTAAAAGAGGAGCTGGCGTTCGTATCGCCTTGTGTGTCGGACGCCGACATCAAGCAGCTTGTAGAACGGTCAGGGGCGCTGTTCATCTATGCGGCCACACTAGTGCGATATATCAGACCCGTCAAGCATCATGACGATCCCAATAAGCGGCTGCAATCAGTGCtcagcatgacttctggatTGGAATTGGGCCATGTGAAACAACCAATGGATATGCTATATAGGGCAGTGTTAAAATCTGCCCACGATGAGGATCTGGATGATTCTGAGCGAGAGGACGTGAGGATGGTACTACGCACGGTACTGTTTGCCCAGGAGCCGATCAGCGTCGAGACTATTGCGATACTGGCCGACATCGACAACACTGATCGTGTGGAGTATGCACTAAGCTTGCTCCGGTCCGTCATATTCTACTCGGAGTCTACCCACATTGTGTCCATACTCCACACATCCTTTTCAGACTTTATATTCGAAAAAACTCGGTCAGAGGAGTACTTCTGTGATACCATGGAGCATAGCCCGGCGTTGGCGAACCGCTGCTTCCAGGTCATGGAGAAACAGCTACGGATGAACATATGCAACTTGCCGTCATCGTTCCTCCCCGATGAAAAGGTCGAAGACCTGCAGGACCGAATCAAGAGGAGCATCTCACCCACATTGTCATACGCCTGCCGCTATTGGATAAACCATCTTCAGCGAGTGATCAAAGTAGAGGACATTGCCGCAACATTTGACGACTTTCTGTCACGCCGACTATTATTCTGGTTGGAGGTCATCAGTCTACAGCGCGACCTGCCCACCGGGATCCTGGCATTATTGGCCGCTAAGCAATGGCTAACG TCCACAGGTACTGCTTCTCAACAACCAGCACTGGCCATCCTGATCGAGGATGCGGCCAACTTTGTCATGGACTATGCTTCAATACCAGCACCTCGGTCAACGCCGCACATCTATATCTCATCGCTTCCTCTATGCCCGCGGTCGAGTACGGTGTACAAGAATTACCGGAGTCGGATGCAAGGCCTGCTTGAGTTGAAGGGCAGTGTGATTGATCGCAGAGAGACGGCACCGGTGGCCACATGGAACACGAACTCGGTAACCAGTCTTGCATACTCATCTGATGGTAGTCGAGTGGCAGTCGGGTGTAAAGATACCGTGAACATACGGAGTGGATACGATGGAGCGGTACTTGCTGGTCCGTTGCAGGGCCATACCAGCTCTGTGAATTCGATTGcattctcgcctgatggtGGACTTGTTGCATCTGGATCCTGGGATGGCACTGTTATATTATGGGACGCATACAACGGTACTCGTATTGCCGGTCCGCTGAGCCATACGGGGACCGTCTACTCAGTTTCGTTTTCGCCTGATAGCGTGCGCATTGTCTCGGGCGGTGACGGGAAAGTTTGGGTATGGAATGCAACCAACGGCAAGCTCCTCCTTGGTCCGTTAGAAGGTCATGATAGTCTAGTCAAATGTGTAACTTTTTCACCCGGCGGTACTCTCATTGCCTCTGGTTCGTCTGATTGCACCATCCGACTGTGGCGCTCAGACGATGGCACTTTGGCTATTCCCCCACTGGAGTTCCCTACTGGAGGAGTCATATGTCTCGCATTCACTTCAGATGGGAATCGAATTATTGGCGTGTGCAATGCCGGGACCATTTGTGTCTGGAACGTATCTGATGGATCGCTTGTTACCAGCGTCAATATTGAGGGGATTAAGTTGGCGGCAGTCTCACCTGATGGTGCATTCGTTGCAATTGGCACTTATACCAATGTGCAAGTACGGAGGATTGCCGATGGGTCGCTTGTTGCGGGTTTTGTCAGCTCTTTATTATCAGCACTCGCATTCTCACCAGATGGTACTCGGCTCATCTCCAGCACTCATCGTGGGATCCATGTGCGAAGCGTGCGGAAGGGCCTCGTGTCTTCTCCTGCATCCTTGGTGCAGATACCAGAGAACATAAAATCCCTATCATTCTCGGTCGATGGTACTTGTGTGGTGTTGGGGTCGGACGAAGCCACTCAGATTTGGGATATCTCCGATGGCACGTGCAAGCCGAATTCAGATGTTGAAACACAACTTGCCTCCCAACCCTCTCGCGACTCATCCCCGGGCGGCTTATACGTTGCCGATACTTCAGGTGGTAAACTGAAGCGGATTGTGAGTACGGTGAATAGGTCTATGGTCGCTGGTCCATTCGATCCTGCCCTTAAATTATGGCAGTTCTCGCGTGACGGTAACTCTATCATCATGTGCAATGGTGGACTCATCCAAATGCAGCATCTCAAAGGTCGAGATGCTCCATCCAACATCATTTCTCCCCCGCTTGGTCAGGTTCATTTCATCTCTCAGTCTCTTGATGGCTCCATTCTTGCCTCCTTTGTCGAAGAGGTTGTTTTATCGAATCCAGCCTTGTACATCTCAAGCCTGTTTTCACCTTTGCTGAGATTGATATCCTGTGCCGATCCGGTGCCTGACTCTGCACAGGCCAACTCTCAGTTGGAGGCTAATCACCGCCTGGATGGATGGATGTCCAGTAACGACAACCTACTTTTCTGGCTTCCATCCAACATACTTCCTGGCGTATCTTGTCGCCTCACTCTACACACCTTGCTCATCGTCACTAGATCAGGGACGCTGGTGGTACCTAAGCAGGAGTTGTATGTTGGTGATCAGTGGTCTCGATGCTATATTGGAGACTGA